Genomic DNA from Parvivirga hydrogeniphila:
CAGGGTTCGGCGCGGTGATCTCAGAGGTCGGCGCCGTGATGATGGTGGGCGGGAACCTCGAGGGCTCCACGCGCGTGATGACGACGGCGATCGTGCAGTACACGCGCATGGGGCGGTACGGACCGGCGCTCGCGCTGTCGGCAGTGCTGCTCGCCCTCATCGTCGCCGTGAACGTCGTGCTGGCGCAGGTCCAGCGCTCGGCCGAGAGGTTCGAGCGGTCATGAGCGCGATCCTCGAAGCCACGGGCGTGCGGAAGTCCTACCGGCGCCAGGAGGTGCTCGACGTCGAGCACGTCGCGCTTGCGCCGGGCACGACGCTTGCGCTCTTGGGGCCGTCCGGGGCCGGCAAGTCCACGCTGCTCGCGATACTCGGGCTGCTCGAGCGGCCCGACGGCGGCCGTATCGTGCTCGACGGGCGTGAGGTGACGGTCGCGGACCGCTCGGCGCGCATGCGGATCGCGGCCGCGTTCCAGCGGCCGTGGCTGTTCAAAGGCACTGTCGGCGCGAACGTCGCGTATGGGCTCGCGCTCCGCGGCGTTCCCGCGTCCGAGCGGCGAGCGCGGGTCGTCGAGGCGCTCGCGCGCGTCGGGCTGGCCGGGTGGGAGAACCGCTCCGCGCTCACCCTCTCTGGCGGCGAGGCGCAGCGGGTGGCGCTCGCTCGGGCGCTCGCGGTCCGTCCGCGCGTGCTCCTGCTCGATGAGCCGCTCGCATCGCTCGATCCGCTCGTGAAGTGGCGCCTCGCGCGCGAGTTCGCAGAGGTGCTTCGCGAGGACGGGATGGCCGTGCTCTGGGTGACGCACGACCAGGACGAGGCCGCTTTGGTGGCCGACGAGGTCGCGGTGATGCGCGACGGCCGCATCGTCGCGAGCGGGCCCGCCGACGAAGTGTTCCTCGTGCCGGGCGACGCGTGGGCCGCCGGCTTCCTCGGGCTCGAGACACCAGCGCGCGGCGTGGTGGCCGAGGTGGAGGAAGGCGTCGCGCGCGTCGCGTGCGATGGCGCGGACATCTTTGCGGTCGCAGACGTGCGTCCGGGCGAGCGCGTGCGCGTGGGTGTGCGGCCCGAAGACGTCGTGCTGTTCGAGGCCGGCGCAGCGGTGCCACCGAGCTCGGCGCGCAACCGGCTCCGCTGCACCGTGCACGCGCTCGAGCACACCGGCACGACCTACCGGGCGGTGCTCGGATGCGGCGGCGTGCGGCTTGCTGCCCGCGTGTCGAAGGCCGCGGCCCGCGAGCTCGGGCTTGCGCCCGGCGCACAAGTGCTGGCAGTCTTCAAGGCCACGGCGGTGCGCGTGGCGAGCGAACGCGACAAGAGCGAAGGAGCGTCCGGATGAGTCCGAGCGCAGGCGATAAGATCCCGGTCACTGCGGCCGTGTTGGCAGGCGGCCGTTCGATGCGGATGGGCGTCGACAAGACGCTCCTGCTCGTGGACGGCGAGCCGCTCATCACGCGCGTCGCCGAAGCGGCGCTTTCGGTGTGCGAGCGCGTCGCCGTGGTCACGAACCGTCCCGAGGCGATGGCCGACGCAGACCTGCCGGAGGGCGTGGCGGTGTGGGTGGACGAGGTCGCCTACCAAGGCCCGCTCGGAGGGCTTGCGACCGCGCTCAAGAACGCGCACGACGAGTGGGTCCTTGCAGTCGCGGCCGACATGCCGTGGCTCAGCCCCGCCGTCATCCGCGCGCTGTGGGACGCCCGCGAAGGAGCGCAGGTCGTGGTCCCGCGCACGGACAAAGGCGTCGAGCCGCTGCTCGCGCTCTACCACCGCGACTGCTTGCCGCATGCGCGCCGCGTGCTGGAGTCGGGTCGGCGCCGCCTCGTGGCGATGTTCCCGGCCGTGTCTGTGCGCGAGGTGGACGCCGAGACCCTGCGCGTCGTCGACCCCGAGCTGCGCAGCTTCGTGAACGTGAACACCCCGGAGGACCTCGCCGAGGTCCGGGAGGCCGCGACCGAAGAGCCGACAGCGACCGTCGTGCCTGCTGCCGTCATCGAGGTTGGCGCGCGGCGCGGCCGCCGGATGCCTGCCGAGCGCGCGGTGACGATCCACATGAACGACACCGAGATCGCGACAGTCCAAGCGACGCCGGCGGACCTGGAGGAGCTGGCTGCTGGATTCCTCGTCTCGGAAGGACTGCTCGCCGACCGCGACGCGCTCGACGGCATCGACGTGGACCACAAGCGGGGCCTCGTGTACGCGCGAAGCGCAGAGCCTGTTCCCGAAGACCTCGTCTATCGCCGCCGGTACATCACCGCCGGCTGCGGCAAGGGCGTGACCTTCGCCTCGCTGGGCCATACGCTCGGACTTGACGCGGTGACCGATGCGAGCACCGTGAGCGCGGATGCGCTGTACGACATGGTGGGTCAGATGGCGAGGGCCGCCGTCATGTATCGCGACACCGGCGGCGTGCACGCGTGCGCGCTTGCGCGCGATGGCCGCGTGGCGATCGTGCGGGAAGACGTGGGGCGCCACAACGCGGTCGACAAGGTGCTCGGCCGAGCGTGGCTCGACCGGACGCAGACGGCAGGTGCCGTGCTCCTCACCACGGGCCGCATCTCCTACGAGATGGCGGTCAAGGCGGCCAAGGCGAAGGTGCCGGTGGTGGTCTCGCGCACGGCGGTGACCGAGCTGGCGGCAGAAGTCGCTGAGGCGGTCGGGCTCACGCTCGTCGGGTATGCGCGCGCAGGCAA
This window encodes:
- the fdhD gene encoding formate dehydrogenase accessory sulfurtransferase FdhD, which encodes MSPSAGDKIPVTAAVLAGGRSMRMGVDKTLLLVDGEPLITRVAEAALSVCERVAVVTNRPEAMADADLPEGVAVWVDEVAYQGPLGGLATALKNAHDEWVLAVAADMPWLSPAVIRALWDAREGAQVVVPRTDKGVEPLLALYHRDCLPHARRVLESGRRRLVAMFPAVSVREVDAETLRVVDPELRSFVNVNTPEDLAEVREAATEEPTATVVPAAVIEVGARRGRRMPAERAVTIHMNDTEIATVQATPADLEELAAGFLVSEGLLADRDALDGIDVDHKRGLVYARSAEPVPEDLVYRRRYITAGCGKGVTFASLGHTLGLDAVTDASTVSADALYDMVGQMARAAVMYRDTGGVHACALARDGRVAIVREDVGRHNAVDKVLGRAWLDRTQTAGAVLLTTGRISYEMAVKAAKAKVPVVVSRTAVTELAAEVAEAVGLTLVGYARAGKLVVYTNPQRIVEGK
- a CDS encoding ABC transporter ATP-binding protein, producing MSAILEATGVRKSYRRQEVLDVEHVALAPGTTLALLGPSGAGKSTLLAILGLLERPDGGRIVLDGREVTVADRSARMRIAAAFQRPWLFKGTVGANVAYGLALRGVPASERRARVVEALARVGLAGWENRSALTLSGGEAQRVALARALAVRPRVLLLDEPLASLDPLVKWRLAREFAEVLREDGMAVLWVTHDQDEAALVADEVAVMRDGRIVASGPADEVFLVPGDAWAAGFLGLETPARGVVAEVEEGVARVACDGADIFAVADVRPGERVRVGVRPEDVVLFEAGAAVPPSSARNRLRCTVHALEHTGTTYRAVLGCGGVRLAARVSKAAARELGLAPGAQVLAVFKATAVRVASERDKSEGASG